Part of the Catalinimonas alkaloidigena genome is shown below.
CATGATCGCCATCAGCAATAGTGAAGGGAATTCCTAAGATCAAAAGTGTAAAAATAAGTCCTGCTACCAGATTACTCATACGTAGTAATGGGAAATTCTGTAAAGGAATTTTTACTGTGCCTAGCATTAAAATATTCAGGTTAATAATTACCAAGCTATACCGCTCTGAAGTGCTTTTAGTTCCTTAGTAAGTCTTAAATCATAGCTTGTAACCTTAAATATGGAGCATAAATAAACGTATAGCAATAGGGGTATTAGATAGATTCTAAACATTAGTCGGATTATACAATGCAGATGAGTTTTTTTTAAAAAAAGTAAAAATTTCAGCCTTCAGAAAAAAGATGATCAATAAGGCCCTGTCCCTGAATGTATCGATCTGATACGCTCACTGTTCGCATACCTACAATATGACAATTGATGACATTTTTTAATAATCTGATTATCAGAATATTAGATAGAAGGTATGGCTTTAGTATTACTGTATAGCCTACACCAAAGCTATTAGTATTATGAAAAGATTTTTTGCCTTAATGCTGCTTTCAGCCCTGTGCAGCGCACAGATGACATTTGCCCAGGTGTCTCCAATAAAAATAAAAAAGCTGAATAGTAAACCCATAGTGGAAGCTAAACTCAATGGAAAGAAAGCCTACTTTCTGCTGGATACGGGATCTGATATAACCGTATTGCATGATGAAAATGCTAAACACTTTGATTTTAAGATCAAGCGCATGGTAAGCCCGCAAAGGGTAGCGGGCATTCATGGAAATGTCAACAATATGAATCGTGCATATGGTCTCAAGCTTGAGTTGGGAGACTTACCCATCAAAATACCTTTTTTTACTTATGATCTTAGCTCGGTAATTCAGGCGATTCATAGCAGCACACTGCTAAGAATCAGTGGAATCATAGGCTCAGATGTAATGATCAAATACGGGTTTATAATAGACTACAAAGAAGAGCTTGTCCATATGGAGAGCCCAACTATGGCTACCGTAGCACAGGCTGATGTGGATCAGACTAATTACAGGTAATAATAGCCTTACCAGACTTGCCACTTTTCTGGCTATATTCAACCGCTTTAGCAGCCTGTTTTAATGGAAAGGTAGCTCCGGCTTCTAATGGGATCACGTTGTTTTTGGCAAGTTGGTATAATTCGCTGCTAAGCCGGGCCTTGGTGGAGGTGCTGCTCTCCTGCATCCACCGGGACAGCCAGAAGCCTTTTATGTTAAGCTCTTTAAAGATCATCAGGCCACCATTCAGGGAAGTAGGTTTTCCACTGAGCACACCGTAAATAAGCATTTTACCTCCATGCCCCATGCAGTTTATCGCCTGCTCACAGAGTTCGCCACCTACTGATTCAAAGCAGGCCTGTACGCCTCTTCCGTTAGTAAGCGCATGCACTCTTTCAGTGAGCTGATCCTTTTCGGTATGGATGACCGCCTCGGCGCCCAACATATGTAGCGCATCCACCTGCTCATCTCTGCGAACGGTACAAATTGTTTTAATCCCCCTTTCTCTAGCGATTCTGATCACTATTTTGTTAAGCGCAGCGTAAGCGGCGGTGAGCAACAGCCAGTCCCCTTTCTTCAGATTTACGTCTTCCAGCATAGCCAGCGCCGTAAAAGGATTTACAAAAAACTGGGCCCCTTCCTCCCAGCTTACGTTTTTGGGTAGAGGCATAACAGACGACGCCGGAACTACCACATAATCTGACCAGCTCCCCAGTGTAGCGAAGGCCACTCGCATGCCTTTAAAAAGTTCAATGCCATCACCTATGCCCGTACCGATTTTATCAATTTCTCCGGCACCTTCCATACCCACCGGACTGTCGGGAAACTTAGGTTTGAGGCCATATTGCCCTTGTATGAAGAGTACATCAGCGGGATTGACCGAAGCGGATTTTACCCGGATACCTACCTGGCCGGCTTTTACTTCGGGAGTAGGTATTTCTTTAAGTTCCAGTACTTCTTTAGCTGCTCCGCTTTGGTTGAATACAATTTTTTGCATGATATATAATTAGGCTTCGTGATTAAATGAGATTAATATTGTTGACCCGGAACATCTGTTTTTTTCTTAAGAAATTTATATATTCTGCTCCAAGCAAGACTACTATACAACTATGAAAAAGCTACAGCTGTTACTTTTATTTTTTATTTTGAGTTCATATGCCTCTGCACAGGAAAAGCATGCAGAACCCGAAACACTGGAGCCGGGTGCAAAAGCGCCGGACTTTAACCTCAAAGGTATTGACGGTCAGATGCACAGTCTTTCTGAATATGATGATGCGGATGTGCTGGCTATCCTATTTACCTGTAACCACTGTCCTACGGCACAGGCCTATGAGCAGCGTGTAATTGATCTGGTTAATGATTATCAGGATGAAAGTTTTCAACTGATAGGCATTTCTTCCAATGCGCCGGATGCCATCAGCCTTTCAGAATTGGGCTACACCGACCTGAGCGATACCTATGAGGAAATGAAAATCAGGGCAGAAGAAATGAATTACAACTTCCCTTATCTATATGACGGAGATGATCAGGCGGCGGCGCTTCAATATGGCCCGGTAGCGACTCCTCATATCTTCATTTTTGATAAAAACCGTAGCCTCAGCTATGTGGGCAGGCTGGATGCTTCAGAAAAACCCGGTACTGCCAATGCAGAGGATGCCCGACAGGCCATAGACGAGTTACTGGCAGGAAAAGAAGTTTCTACGCCTCAAACCAAAACTTTTGGCTGCTCCATCAAGTGGGGCTGGAAAGACGAGTGGGTACAGAAGCAACTGGATGCCTGGGCTGCAGAAGAAGTAAGTATAGAACCCATCGGTACGGAGGGTATTCAGCAGCTTATTGCCAATGACTCAGATAAGCTGCGCCTGATCAATGTGTGGGCTACCTGGTGCGGACCCTGTGTGATGGAGTTTCCTGAGTTCATAGAAATAGACCGGATGTATCGCGGCCGCGATTTCGAGTTTATCTCTATCAGTGCGGACAAGCCTGATAAGCAGGACAAAGCACTGGCTTTCCTGAAGAAACAGGAAGCTTCCAACAAAAACTATATCTTTAATACCGACGATAAATACGCTTTGATAGAAGCGATTGACCCGGAATGGCAGGGAGCCTTGCCCTATACTATTCTGGTGGAGCCGGGAGGCAAAATCGTATACAGCCAGCAGGGTACGATTGATCCGCTGGAAATGAAAAAAGCGATCGTGGAGAACCAGTATATTGGGCGTTACTACTAATGTCTACTACACCTTCAACCAATAAGGATTGCTTATTGCAGAAGCAGTATTACCAAGAAAAGACCGGTATAAGCCGGTCTTTTTATATAGGGCACAATGAAAGATCAAAATGACAAAAGTGCAATTTAATGTGAAGATAGTTTCATTATGGTTCTATTTTTTTTGAAAGACCACAATATTTTCATTGTTTCTGGAGACAAGCATCACTTTGGATTGCTTTGACTCTATCATTACTGCGTCTCTTACTTCACCCTCTACATATGTGCCCGAAGCGGCAGGGGAAAGTGCTTCAAACTTTCCTGATCCTCTACCTAGCAGTAATGTGCCTCGGCTAGCGTCATGTCTGCCTACCTGAGGCTTGAGTGCGTAAAAGTTACCTCCCAGCCAGATATCCGGATAACCGTCTTCATTAAAATCTTCAACGGCGATAGCAAAAACCGGGGCCACCTGTGCTTCAACCGGCAATGCTGTGAGCGAAAAGTTTCCTCCCTCATTCCAAAGTATCGCGCTTTCCAAATAGCTCGCTTTATAAGTAAGAGACTGTTGACGTAGCTGAAGTGGAAATAACGTTTCGTAGGTTTGCCTGGCGTAGTCCTCATACTTCAGAATCTGTTTGCGTAGCTGGGGAAGCTGCTTGGTCAGTTCTCCTTTGGGAGCGAAAGGATATGCCTGATCGTCCAGAGGGGCATACCAACTGAGTATAAACTCGCTCTTGTTGTTTCTGTCAAAATCGTTTACATACAGGCTAAGAGGTTTTTCGGGAGATGCCTGAAGTTTACTGTTTAGCCCCCAATTACCTAACACAAAATCCATATCACCATCTTTATCCAAATCAGCAGCTTCAATTCTGTTCCACCAGCCCTGGCTAT
Proteins encoded:
- a CDS encoding retropepsin-like aspartic protease — encoded protein: MKRFFALMLLSALCSAQMTFAQVSPIKIKKLNSKPIVEAKLNGKKAYFLLDTGSDITVLHDENAKHFDFKIKRMVSPQRVAGIHGNVNNMNRAYGLKLELGDLPIKIPFFTYDLSSVIQAIHSSTLLRISGIIGSDVMIKYGFIIDYKEELVHMESPTMATVAQADVDQTNYR
- a CDS encoding quinone oxidoreductase family protein, with translation MQKIVFNQSGAAKEVLELKEIPTPEVKAGQVGIRVKSASVNPADVLFIQGQYGLKPKFPDSPVGMEGAGEIDKIGTGIGDGIELFKGMRVAFATLGSWSDYVVVPASSVMPLPKNVSWEEGAQFFVNPFTALAMLEDVNLKKGDWLLLTAAYAALNKIVIRIARERGIKTICTVRRDEQVDALHMLGAEAVIHTEKDQLTERVHALTNGRGVQACFESVGGELCEQAINCMGHGGKMLIYGVLSGKPTSLNGGLMIFKELNIKGFWLSRWMQESSTSTKARLSSELYQLAKNNVIPLEAGATFPLKQAAKAVEYSQKSGKSGKAIITCN
- a CDS encoding redoxin domain-containing protein, with protein sequence MKKLQLLLLFFILSSYASAQEKHAEPETLEPGAKAPDFNLKGIDGQMHSLSEYDDADVLAILFTCNHCPTAQAYEQRVIDLVNDYQDESFQLIGISSNAPDAISLSELGYTDLSDTYEEMKIRAEEMNYNFPYLYDGDDQAAALQYGPVATPHIFIFDKNRSLSYVGRLDASEKPGTANAEDARQAIDELLAGKEVSTPQTKTFGCSIKWGWKDEWVQKQLDAWAAEEVSIEPIGTEGIQQLIANDSDKLRLINVWATWCGPCVMEFPEFIEIDRMYRGRDFEFISISADKPDKQDKALAFLKKQEASNKNYIFNTDDKYALIEAIDPEWQGALPYTILVEPGGKIVYSQQGTIDPLEMKKAIVENQYIGRYY